In the Balaenoptera musculus isolate JJ_BM4_2016_0621 chromosome 2, mBalMus1.pri.v3, whole genome shotgun sequence genome, CTGGGATGCAACTTTCTCCTCTGCAAAGGAGCACATGGGACCTGTGTATCATCAAGGCCCTTCCCAGCTGTAAAATGCTGTAAGTTCCTGTCCACATCAGAACTGGGGTGTCAGCTGTCCCCCTGGAAACTCGCCCCAACAAGAAGGCCTTCCTGGAAAGAGAAGGCACATCCATAAGCAGCCTCTCCTGTGAAGTCGGAACCTTCCTCCAACACCCAGCTCACAGGCCAGCAAGGACCCATCCCTTCCAGCCCTGAGTACCGGCTCTCCTGCTCAAACACGTGCCCTCACATCTGGCCACATGCTGCTTGCTTTTCTCCCCCACTCCTGGGTAATAAGGAGCAGACTGGCAAAATAGTTCAAATACCGTCTTAAGAAGTACACCGCCTTGTGGGCTGAGCAGCCTATTTTGAGCAAAATGTTTCAAACCTCCAGGCTCAGAGCTGCTCTAGGCACCAACGTTCAATGCAACTGAACAATCAGGAAGGCGGTAAAGGACTACGGCGCGTCTGCTGAAGGCCAGGCCATCCTTGGGCAGGGGGACTGGACATGCCCACCCTCCAGGACTGTCTGCTGAGTGTGGGAGCCACCAGCCTGGCGTGAGAAGGGCCGTATGGAGGACGCACAAGGCTAGGGCTGGGGGAGGCCAGAAGAGGAAGCAACCGCCTGGCTCGGATGTCCAGGTTCACTACCCAGAGGACGGAGCACGGGAGCTGGGCCCTGGTGGCTGCGTGCAGTCATGGCAAGTGTGCAGTGGGAACTGGCCCAGGAGCGGAAGAGCACAAGCCAGCAGCAGGGAGAGTCAGGAGAGAAGTGACAGGAGGTTCAGAAGGGCTGGCTGGTGGCCACAAGGTGCACTGGGGCTGGTTTGTAAGGGTCTGAATGCCACATCCAGGCAGTGGCTACAGGGAGCCACTGAAGTTTGCAAGCAGAGGATGAAGGGCAGCGGGAAGGATGGGGTACAGAGAGGGGCAATTCAATGTCCACTGCACATCAGGGGATCAGCACAGTGAAAAGCAATGTAGCCGGAGCCAGGGCAGGGGATGGGGCGAGGGGATGTGGGTCCACAGTTCCCCCTTCTCCATTTTCTCAGGACCACTGCCATTTAATCCTATGGCCCCACAAAGAAGCACCTTgactcaaagtcacacagcaaccAACAGCAAACCTCAAGGGAGAGCTCCCAACCCTGCCTTTCCAGATCTGGTTTCTGCTCCTGCTCTGAAAATGCCCACAAGCCCCTGGCCCCAAACCTCCAACAGCTGATCAAACACCCAAGCACACTGTATACACTTGGAAGGGGAAGGAACAGGCTGTGAGTAACTGACACACACATGCCCAGATTTCCCAGAGGCCCGCCTGAGTAACAGGACACACTTGGTTCATTTCCTGCAAAACCAGAATTTCCCAGGCATTAGGGGGAAATGCATCCCTCCTTGCATCCCTCCATCTCCCTACTCCAGAGACCGCGGCCATCCTTTCTAATTTCCCACTTTCTCCCTGAACTTGAGCAACCTACAAAAAGCCTCTCCAAGATCCCTCATGCCCCTGCAAATCTTCATTGCGCAGTTCATTCAGGCAGGGTGGTAGGCAGAAAGTCACTGAGGCCACCAAGGATGGCCAAACATCCTAAAGCCCAGCTCCAATCCCTGGTGCAATGCGCGCCTCCAGTAGGTATCCCCACAGGCTAGACACTGCTTCTTTTGGTAGCAGAAccgatgaaaagaaaaaaagcaggtgGTGCCTGAGAAGCCCTCAGAGGGAACAGAGGGAGGGGCAGCAAGGTGGGTAAGGTTCAAATCCTACTTCCACCACTGAGCTTACTTGGACAAGCCACCTTGCCTCTCCGGAaaatttttcctcatctgtgaaataggtataaaaataaattccgtGTAAGGCTGTCAGAATTCGGAGCGCTATCGTTAGTTGTAAGCATTAGTGGAGAGTTAAAAGgaattcaatatttattatatatttattgatatatagagATACATATCATAGCTATAGCTATAGCTATAGATAGAGATATCGTTCGAAGGGGAGAAAATTCCTGAAGTGTATAGCAGGGGAAACCAGCCGAGTGCTACCCTGTGGGGCAGGGTCGGGAGTCCCAGGCTAGCAGGAGCGCACCCAGGCGCCGGGGCCGGAGCATCGGTGCGCGCAGGTGCGGCGGGCGCGCAGTGACAGCAGGTTGGCGGTGCAAGTTGGCCCGCGGGGGCTGCAAAGGGGCGGCGGACCCACCTGAAGACGCGCAGCAGCAGGCAGGCTATGAGGAAGGCGGAGAAGGCGCACGCCACGATCACGGCCGCCTTCAGGGTGGGCAGGTCGCGGAGCAGGCTGGAGATGCGGGTCACCAGGGCGTCACCGCTGCTGTTGGagctgccgccgccgcccgccgcctcCCCGGAGCCCATCCCGGTGGCGTTCCCGGGCCCCGGGCCGGGCGGCGGCCGCGGCTGGCGCTCGGATCCGGACTGCGGCGAGGCGGCGGACTCGGCTCTGCTggcgcgggcggcgggcgcggcCAGGAGCgcgagcagcagcagcagcggcagaaGCCGCGCGGGAGGCGGCGCGGCGCGCATGGTGCGGTCCGGCGGCCCGGGGTCGGGCTGGGCGAGCGCGGCGGAGCCCTGGGTCCCGCACCGGCGCCGAGGCCTGCACCGGCTACTCCCGCGGCGGAGCCAGGCGGCTGCGCGGTGCTTGGCAGGAAGCTGCGGCGCCCGGAAGAGTCCGAGCCGCCCGCCGCCGCCACGGCCGCCGCCACCAACACGTTGCACGGAGTCATTCGACGGGCCGCAGCCCCACGTGGGCGGGGCAGGCCACCAGGCCCGGTGCGGGCTGCGCTGCGCTCCGGGCGGCCCCAGTTCCCCCGGGACCTGGCACCCCCTTGGAGAAGTAACAATAGCCAGGCGCTGTGCTGcacatttcacattttctctatttcatttaatcctgcaTCCCCCTTAGGAGACAGGTATTTCTGTTACCCTCCTTTAATAGTTGATTCAAGACCCAGAGAGCCAGCTCATAGCAACCCAGGTTGTGTCAGACTAAGAATCAAAGACCATGGCACCCGGGGCAAGCCTCCATTCTACAGATGCGGAAACTGAAGCCTCCAGAGTGAAATGGGCTGCCCGATGCCCTATGCAGTGCACATAGTTCAACATCTCCCCAgttaacttctttttctctgaaagagTTTCTTATCTCATGGCTTCCATTTTTCAGACATTGTGCACCTCTGCTTATGAACTGGATTAGGATGTGCATTTCTGCATTCATACCTTTGCTGTGGAATAGTCTTCCTCCCAGGTTGAAGTTTCAGACGCCAGGGAGTAATTGGCTTGCTGCCTCTGGTTTGTAAGCTAAATGATACTTAAGTGGAGAAGGACAGTTAATGGATGTTCTAGTGTGAGACCCAAAGTCGGGAACTGATGCAGGGCACAGAGGGCTTTCCTGTATCACTAGGAACTATACTGCAGGCCTCAGGTTCCACCTTTCAGCATGAGGATGGATCCTGGCAGGAAGCTCTCCAGTAACAGGTAAACAGGTAAACACACATAACAAGTACTCAGTGACCTTAAACAGCTCACTCCTGGTCCTACTAAAAAAagcaacagataaataaaatatagtacagTGTAGTAGTTAGCTATTGCTTCctaacaaattatccccaaacttcacagcttaaaacacacacatatattatgaGTTTCTGTGGTCTAGGAATCTGAGCATAGCTTAGCAgggtcctctgcttcagggtctctcGCAAAggtgcaatcaaggtgtcagctggggctggggtctcatctgatggctcaactggggaaggatctgcttccaacTTCAATCACTGGTTGTTGGCCAGATTCAGCTGTTCATGGGCTATTGAACTGAAAGCCTCAGTTCCCcactggctgttggccagagacTGCCCACCGTTCCTTACCATCATGGCAGCTTGCCTCATCAAAATGTGCAAGTCTAGAAGACAATAGAAAGATGCTGTTAGCAAGACAGAAGTCACTGTCTTAGGAAACCTGACCACAGAAGTGACATCCCAACACCTTTGCtatattctgttggttagaagcaagttacAGATCTTATCACAAGGGAAGGGAAGTGTACAAGGGTGTGAATATCAGGAAGCAGGGATTATTGAGGCATCTAAAAAGCTGCCTGCCACGTATAATGTGACACATTTTGATTTAGTGGGATGAACAATAATCAGGTTATCAGAAGTCATTGCCCGGGAGGTACTATTTGAAATGCACGTTGAATAGTCCAGCATGCCACAGTGGTGAGAAATTTGGACAGATCACATGCTTTAGGTCTCTTCCAACTCTAAAATACCACTTTATGGTATGTCAAAAATGTGTTGGTAGAGAGCCAGCATTTTATCATATCATCATGAtagaatttagaaaagaaatttcttaaaGAACCACTGGCGACGTCCATGATTTTGCAGCACTGCCCTCTAAGGCATAAACCTCAGACATCACAGGCTTATATTTTTGTCCTTATCAAAAATTCCTGCGTGGTAGAGTAAAGAAGGCCTGGGCCTTGGAGCCTCTAGCCAGGATGAGCGGTTTGACCGCTGAGTGGCCTTGGCCAAAGACTTAACCACAGAATTCAAGTCTTTAATGtctaaagtgaggataataatacttaGCTCAGGAAGGTCACTGGAAGCATGCATAAGAAGGGAGAAAACATTAGTGCCCTTATCCTTCTTTTGCCGCAATTCATGGACTGGAGTAGACTTGCTTGGTTGTTTAAAATTGACTTAACACCAAGAATGTACATAAATGTTAGATTATTTTAGTAAAGTGAAACTTTAgaatctttccttcttcctgattATTTGCTGTGCAAGTCATCACAACAAAGAACTTACTTATAAATTGCCCTAAATTAGAGTTCCTTAAACATTTTGAATCAACCAACCATAAACAATGACATTTTAACATGGAACACTGCTGACAGGCAACAGAAACCAACTGGGACTGATTTCAGGAAAAGGGAGTTTATCGGAAGCATGTTGGGTTGCTTCTAGAATCAACCATAAGCTAAAGCAGAAGTTCTAAAAGTGTGGTCTGGGGACTCCTGGGGTCCCTGAGACCCTTCCAGGGAATCTGCAAAGCCAAAACTAATTCCATAATAACATTAagatgttatttgtctttttcactgatggtgcaaaagcaattgtGATGAAAACTGATGGTGCCTTAGCATGAATCAAGACAAACTATACTCATAGTAATTGTATTCTTCATGACCATGCacgacagaaaaaaaaaaaaagagccagtttCATTTTATAGTGTCTTTGATAGAGCCATGAAATGATTAAATCTTGACCCTTGAGAACAGAACATTTTACTGTTAGATGTGGTAAAATGAGAAGTATGCATAAATCTCATCTGCTGCACTCTGAGCCATGATGAGTGTctcaagaaaaaaacacatgtgCGATTCTTAAAGTTGCAAACTAAACTAGCCACTTTTTTCATGGACCACCATTGTTAATCAAAAGAGTGCCTGACAAACTTCAGACCTGGTCTTTGGCaggcattttctcaaaaatgaacaagAATGAGCCTGTCACTTTAAGGATGACAACTGACAGTATTGTagccaatgataaaattcaaacCTTCAAGCTAAGATCTGAATTTTTAGAAAACTTATCCATTAGGAGGCTTTCTGCTATGAGCTGGACTGCTTCCCAATACTtcaagacttttctgatgagctTGGTGGTGATACTAAAAAGTGTGGCgtttttgatattatataatgaaatatgtcaAATTTTGAAAGATCTGCTTAAATCAGCAAGCCAATTTTTCTGCATGGCCAATGCACAGTTTTACAAAATCATGCTTGGGTAAAAGATCCGTTCAAAGTGCAagatagaccaatggattttGATGAAACGGAGTATAAAAGTTCCTTGATATGGTTCCAGATTTCACAGTGTAATCTTTAAGAAACTACGGCTCGCAAATTTTGGTGTGAAATTAAAGAAGTATATCCATactatctgaaaaggctattaaaattctcctttttccAACTGCGTATCTGggtgaggctggattttcttcctatttttcaaCCCAAACAACAAATCGCAACTGAGTGAATGCAAAAGTGtatatgagaatccagctattttcttttttttttgatagaagtttattttattattaaaatatagttgatttacaatgttgtgttagttgcaggtgtactgCACAGTGATTCcgtttttttgcagattatattccattatagtttattacaggatattgggtataattacctgtgctatacagtaaatccttgttgcttatctattttatgtatagtaaatagtttgtatctgttaatcccatattcgtAACCTCTCCttgcccccttccctttcccctgtggtaaccataagcttgttttctatatctgtgagtctgtttatgttttgaatatggattcatttgtattagtttttccAGCTATTTTCCATTAAATCAGACCATAAAGAGGTTTACCCAAAAATGTtgaaacaatgccactcttctatttttttagaatatatagttattttcataACAGTGTATCgatgttaaaatgttaatgtatttATTACCCTGTttctaattaaattaatattttaaggtgttttcattttaaatgtctaaTGCAGTAAATATCAGTAGGTATAACCCACGtaacaaaagctctttgaggtccttcctttttcttaagaCTGGAAATCAAAAAGACACCAAAAGTTCCTGAGACCAAAAGATTGTTTGAGAGATGATGAGCTTAGATAATCAGGCTTGAgtggaaaaaagaagcaaatcaaTTAGAATATCTTCTGctatgagaaacagaaaaacccaaCTTGAACTGagttaaacaaaaaggaaatctcTTCTCTTATAAAGGAAAACCCAGGTGGTTGATTCAGCAGTTACATGACGTCTAGGACCCTGgatttttccatctctctgctctgtTGCCCACAGCACTGGCTTCAACCTTAGGAGGGTTGCAGTGATTGCTGGTCACAAGAACACTGCAGTGACAACTGGGGTAACCTGCCTTCTGGTTCATATACatcaagtgagaaagaaaaaccctTCTTCCAATCGTGGAATAGAAACCCTCCtcttggactttcctggtggcgcagtagttaagaatctgcctgccaatgcaggggacccgggttcaatccctggtctgggaagatcccacatgctgctgagcaactaagcccgtgcgccacaactactgactgagcctgtgctctagagctcatgagccacaactactgaagcccacacgcctagagcccgtgctccacaacaagagaagtcactgcaatgagaagcccgcacacagcaacgaagagtagcacccactcgccgcaactagagagagcccgcgcacagcagcaaagacccaacgcagccaaaaaaaagaaaccctcctcTCAGTCTGATTGGTCCATCTTGAGTTGTAGCCCATCAGGGGAATGTCATGCACTGATTGGATGGGATCTGCCTCGGAACTAGGGTTAGGACAGCCCcctgaggaaaataaaaggagagtgAAGGTTCCGttagagaggaggaagagaagatacAGATGCTACATAGTCTACCCCTCCCATTCCAACAGGCAAGAAACAGGGAACTGAGTCTGGCTGGATTTCTAGAACCAAAGCCAAAATCAGACCCCAGGAAGGATCCTGTTAGGGAAGCTACTGACCAACGGCACTGCCCAGCAGACATTCTGCAGGCTCCACCATCACCACTGCCGCCTCTGTAACTGGACATAGACGCCACTGCCGTCACCACTGCTGAAAGAGTGAACCTCTAAGCTGCTCTTGAATCGCATCACTCGCTTGAAATTCAAAGTCCTGGGCTGGAGCATCTGATTGGCTGCCCTAAGTCACATGTCATTGTCCCAGCTGTTCAAGGAGGGGAAGAGGGCATATTTCACCGCCTTCAGCTCCGTATGAGAGGTGGAGTCCTGCTTCACCAAGGCTCACACACCACTGAGGGAGGCCACTTCAAACTTAGATGAAAATTCTTCAGAAACAATACAGAtcaatgagaagagagagagagagagagaaggatagataaatggaaagatacgaGAGGTActtatatatacatgcacatatatatatatttatatatacacagcaAACACGAGAGAAGTAATTTAGTCCCAGtacaccatttactagctgtgtgaccttgcttAAACCTCTtatgcctccgtttcctcatcaataaaatacgGATAATAAGAGAACCTATCTCATGAGAGTATTTccaggactaaatgagttaatacttgtAACATGCTTAACATGACACTGAAGAAATGGTACATGCTCAGCAAATGTTAATTATTAAGATATCAGAGCAATGAAGAAGGAACattgaaataactgaaaatactTAACTATAAAGTGTTTTTCCAACCTTCAATGCTCACCAGTACCCAAGGGAGAGAGTTTCCAGTATCCTGCCTGGGACGCCTCCAGGGGCAGCAGCTGAGAAGCAAAAGCAGCTACCTTAGTTAATAGTCTAGATTCCTTTGAATTCAGAGGAGGAACAGCCATGGGGAAGCTCTCACCTATTCCTGGTTTCACATATGTCAGCCCTGAGGAGCTTGGTCTCAGGCAAGTAACCTAACCCTTCAGAAGATCAACATTCTCTGTTCCCTGGGACTAACAGCTGACTTAAAATGGGAAGACACCCAAGAAAAAAGATTGGAAGGAAACATATCAACACATTAACAGCAACTATCCCTAAGTGTGCAGTCAGTCATGGGgcatttgtatcttcttttccTTACAGAATTTTCTAGTCTCTACAATaagcatgtattaattttataagtttttaacctgtagtatatattttaatctgaaCTATTTTGTTGCCTAAAATGGATAATGACAGGAATCCCCTTCTTCGTAATATAGCTTTGGGGGAAAGGTTTAACAAAGGTGACCAGAGATCAGACTTCAGATCGTGGGTAAGGAAAATGGGAAAGGCGGGCTCGAGAACCTCAGAGCaggctccctcccttcctgatCCACCCCCCCACACCCAACACTCTTTACTGGAAATAATTTCTAAGGACAGATTTAATGGGGGTAAAGAAGTTCCAGATAATAGTGGCCAGTATTCACTGAGTGTTACATGCATAATCGCACTTAACATTCcaaccctattttacagatgaagaaacggagGCTCACGGCAGTGTCTCAGTTTAGGGACTTCAGAAGGACACACGTGCTTCGGCAGTGGGAGAAAGGGCTGGCCTGGAGAGGGGTGGCTTTCTACTCCCATTtggaggaggaggtgaagggCACCCGTGGCAAAGAAGTGGATGCAACTCAGCAAGAAACCCGGAGGAGGTGGGGGGCGACCCCACAGTGACTCAGCCAATCTTTCATCTCTTCCTCATTATGTCAGCAAAGCACATGTCCTCTGGAGAGCTTCTTACCACAGCAGCAGATATTTTATAGGCTGGGCACCATAGGGAGGGAAGAAGCATGTGACATGTGGCCTCTGGCCTTAATGAAAGCCATTCGATTTGCAGACAAGACCTACTGGCTGGTAATCTAATCACTAGTAAATAAAGTTTCCAGACCCAAGAGAAAAGGGTCAGGGAGAGTAGGTAATAGGTTTTGAGTGTACTATGCAATCATTGCTGGAGAAGTTCAAACAGAGAGCTAATATTTATCGAGTGCCCACTGTGTACCAGGCTCAGCCTCATACACGGCATTTCTTTAGCCGTCACAGCAGCCCGCTGTGGTCtgcttccctccccacacccctgggGAGGTGCCCTGTTCTTGGCTGCTGAAGCCTCCACAGTGCTGTGAATCTCAGAATGCATTTAGAAGAGCAGTGCTGGCTTAGAGGGAGAAACTTCTGGAACCTCGTTCAAAACCTCTTTTGCACAGGCCTCGGTCACTGGTATAAAACGTAGTCCTGGAATACCAGTGAAATGCCATGTTCAAATCGAATCCTAAAATGGGCCCCTTTATACACATTTTTCTGCCCTCCACATAATAAAAGGAATtgtatgtctttaatttttacgtGCTTGCACAGTTCCTCCCATTTCTCTGGGGTCGGCTGGGAGGCTTGGAGAAACCCCACTGAGGGGGGGCAGGTGGCAGGGAGGAGCGGGAAGGCCCGGCCTCACGGTCATTCTGTCACAATACTCTATGACCAAGTGGCCAGGCGGGGCAGATGTTGTCACGCAGAACTTGTTCCGGGCAGGTAAGGtggccctctcctcccctttctgcGTGCCGGGTAGGTTAGTGTCCTCGTAACCCAGAGAACAGGTAACCGCACGCATGCTGGAGCTCTGGCCCCGTGACACAGTCTCGGGATGAGAAGGGAGGAAGACTAAAAGCGGACAAATTCAGCCCAACCTGACTCAGGAGGGTGACGTGGCTCCAATGTGTTTGGTCTGGGGGTTCCCAGGATGCAggactttccattttaaaaacaagcaactaggggcttccctggtggcgcagtggttgagagtctgcctgtcagtgcaggggacgtgggttcgagccctggtctgggaggatcccacatgccgcggagtgactgggcccgtgagccacaactgctgagcctgcgcgtctggagcctgtgctccgcagcaaagagaggccgcgatagtgaggggcgcgcgcaccgcgatgaaaggtggcccgcgcttgccgcaactggagaaagcccttgcacggaaacgaagacccagcacagccataaaaataaataaataattttttaaaaaaatacaaaaataaaaataaaataaaaaacaagcaactATATAgcgatggatggaaactaaatttttggtggtgagcacactgtagggTATGATGCAGAAATATAATGCTGTACATGTGACAGTTATATTATAAActaatgttacctcaataaaaaagaattctaaaataaaacgaaaattttaaaaaataaaccaggcTGGTCCTGGACAAACCAGGAAGAGTTGGTCACCTTACTCAGCCTCTCCGTGTTCAAGTACTGTGACCTCTGCCCACGTGCACACCCCACCCTGTGTGTTCCCTAGCGGGCAGGCTCTAATAACagctaatgtttattatttactcAGCGTTGGGCACTTTCCATATTTGTCTCATTTGCTCCTCAACACAGGCCTAGGGAGAAGATACACTTATCACCTCctttcacaggtgaagaaactgaggcttaaagagggtAAATAACTTGAATACAAATAGTTCCATAAAACCAGAGTCTGCCCACACTTGAATTTAGAAAGGATC is a window encoding:
- the FAM174B gene encoding membrane protein FAM174B, producing the protein MRAAPPPARLLPLLLLLALLAAPAARASRAESAASPQSGSERQPRPPPGPGPGNATGMGSGEAAGGGGSSNSSGDALVTRISSLLRDLPTLKAAVIVACAFSAFLIACLLLRVFRSGKRLKKTRKYDIITTPAERVEMAPLNEEDDEDEDSTVFDIKYR